A genomic window from Bacillus mesophilus includes:
- a CDS encoding alpha-ketoacid dehydrogenase subunit beta — translation MAQMTMIQAITDALRTELKNDPNVLVFGEDVGVNGGVFRATEGLQAEFGEDRVFDTPLAESGIGGLAIGLALQGYRPVPEIQFFGFVYEVMDSISGQMARMRYRSGGRYSSPVTIRSPFGGGVHTPELHADSLEGLMVQQPGLKVVIPSTPYDAKGLLISAIRDNDPVIFLEHMKLYRSFRGEVPEGEYTIEIGKADVKREGTDLSIITYGAMVHESLKAAEELEKEGHSVEVIDLRTVQPLDLETIIASVEKTGRAIVVQEAQKQAGVAANVVAEINDRAILSLEAPVLRVAAPDTVFAFSAAESVWLPNYKDVIETAKKVLNF, via the coding sequence ATGGCGCAAATGACAATGATTCAAGCAATCACGGATGCGTTACGCACGGAGTTAAAAAACGATCCTAATGTATTAGTATTTGGAGAGGACGTTGGAGTTAACGGAGGCGTATTCCGCGCGACAGAAGGGCTTCAGGCTGAATTTGGTGAAGATCGTGTGTTTGATACACCACTTGCAGAGTCTGGAATCGGAGGTCTTGCAATTGGGTTAGCACTTCAAGGTTACAGACCAGTTCCAGAAATCCAATTCTTTGGTTTCGTATATGAGGTAATGGATTCTATTTCAGGTCAGATGGCGAGAATGAGATATCGTTCTGGTGGACGTTACAGCTCACCTGTAACCATTCGTTCTCCATTCGGAGGCGGTGTACATACACCTGAGTTACATGCTGATAGTTTAGAAGGGTTAATGGTTCAACAACCAGGATTAAAAGTTGTTATTCCTTCTACTCCTTATGATGCAAAAGGTCTACTGATTTCGGCGATTAGAGACAATGATCCAGTTATCTTCCTAGAGCACATGAAGCTTTACCGTTCATTCCGTGGAGAAGTTCCTGAGGGTGAATATACAATTGAAATCGGTAAAGCTGATGTAAAACGTGAAGGAACTGACTTATCAATTATCACTTATGGTGCAATGGTGCATGAATCATTAAAAGCAGCTGAAGAGCTTGAAAAGGAAGGTCATTCTGTAGAAGTTATCGATTTACGTACTGTCCAACCTTTAGATCTTGAAACCATTATTGCTTCTGTAGAGAAGACAGGAAGAGCAATTGTTGTACAGGAAGCTCAAAAACAAGCAGGTGTTGCAGCTAATGTTGTAGCAGAAATTAATGACCGCGCAATATTAAGCTTAGAAGCACCTGTATTACGTGTAGCTGCACCTGATACTGTATTTGCATTCTCTGCAGCGGAGAGCGTTTGGCTTCCAAATTATAAGGATGTAATTGAAACTGCAAAGAAAGTTTTAAATTTCTAA
- the pdhA gene encoding pyruvate dehydrogenase (acetyl-transferring) E1 component subunit alpha, which translates to MAAKTKNAAFDQQKQFEAIADQFQTFQILNEEGKVVNAEAMPNLSDEQLKDLMSRMVYTRILDQRSISLNRQGRLGFYAPTAGQEASQIASQFALEKEDFILPGYRDVPQIIWHGLPLYQAFLFSRGHFHGNQMPEGVNVISPQIIIGAQYIQCAGVALGMKKRGAKSVAITYTGDGGASQGDFYEGINFAGAYKAPAIFIVQNNRFAISTPVEKQSAAKTIAQKAVAAGIPGIQVDGMDPLAVYAAVKDARERAINGEGPTLIETLTYRYGPHTMAGDDPTRYRTEDLDNEWEKKDPLVRFRKFLEDKGIWNEDEENKVIEQEKEDIKEAIAKADEYPKQKVTDLISNMYEELPNNLQEQMEIYKEKESR; encoded by the coding sequence ATGGCTGCTAAAACAAAGAATGCTGCTTTTGATCAACAGAAGCAGTTTGAGGCAATTGCAGACCAGTTCCAAACGTTTCAAATCTTGAATGAAGAGGGCAAGGTTGTTAACGCTGAGGCAATGCCTAACTTATCAGATGAGCAGTTAAAAGATTTGATGTCAAGAATGGTATACACAAGAATTCTTGACCAGCGTTCCATATCTTTAAATCGTCAAGGACGCCTAGGGTTTTATGCACCTACAGCAGGACAAGAAGCATCTCAAATTGCTTCTCAATTCGCGCTAGAAAAAGAGGATTTCATTCTGCCAGGTTATCGTGACGTTCCACAAATTATTTGGCATGGCTTACCACTGTATCAGGCATTCCTATTTTCTAGAGGACATTTCCATGGAAATCAGATGCCAGAGGGTGTAAATGTTATTTCTCCACAAATCATTATCGGGGCACAATATATTCAGTGCGCTGGTGTTGCACTTGGTATGAAGAAGCGTGGTGCTAAGTCTGTTGCTATTACATATACGGGTGATGGTGGTGCTTCTCAGGGTGATTTCTATGAAGGAATCAACTTTGCTGGTGCCTATAAGGCTCCTGCCATTTTTATCGTTCAAAACAACCGTTTTGCAATTTCTACTCCTGTTGAAAAGCAATCAGCTGCTAAGACTATTGCACAAAAGGCAGTTGCTGCAGGTATCCCAGGTATTCAGGTTGACGGTATGGATCCATTAGCAGTTTACGCAGCAGTAAAGGATGCTCGTGAGCGTGCGATTAATGGGGAAGGTCCTACTTTAATAGAAACTCTAACGTATCGTTATGGTCCACATACAATGGCTGGTGATGATCCGACTCGTTATCGTACAGAAGACTTAGATAATGAATGGGAAAAGAAGGATCCACTTGTTCGCTTTAGAAAGTTTTTAGAGGACAAGGGTATCTGGAATGAAGACGAAGAAAATAAAGTAATCGAACAAGAAAAAGAAGATATAAAGGAAGCTATTGCGAAAGCGGATGAATATCCAAAGCAAAAGGTAACAGACCTTATTTCTAATATGTATGAGGAGCTTCCAAACAATCTACAAGAGCAAATGGAAATTTACAAAGAGAAGGAGTCGAGATAA
- the lpdA gene encoding dihydrolipoyl dehydrogenase translates to MVVGDFPIELDTLVIGAGPGGYVAAIRAAQLGQKVTIVDRGTLGGVCLNVGCIPSKALIAAAHRYETALHSEDMGIKAENVTVDFSKVQEWKGSIVKKLTGGVEGLLKGNKIQILSGEAYFVDQNTVRIMDDNSAQTYKFNNCIIATGSRPIEIPTFKFSKRVIDSTGALNLNEIPKKMVVIGGGYIGTELGTAYANFGTEVVIVEGADELLNGFEKQMSAVVKRRLKKKGVEIFTKAMAKGVEETENGVKVTFEVNGEAQTVEADYCLVTVGRKPNTDELGIEQVGIEKTDRGVIKIDKQCRTSVNNIYAIGDIVDGPPLAHKASYEGKVAAEAISGHPAQIDYLAIPAVVFTDPEMATVGYQEHEAKAEGIEVNASKFPFGANGRALALDSADGFLKLVTRKEDGLVVGAQIVGTNASDMIAELGLAIEAGMTAEDIAMTIHAHPTLGEISMEAAEVAIGSPIHIVK, encoded by the coding sequence ATGGTAGTTGGAGATTTTCCGATCGAACTTGATACTCTTGTCATTGGAGCTGGACCAGGTGGTTACGTAGCTGCAATTAGAGCTGCACAATTAGGTCAAAAAGTAACTATTGTTGATAGAGGTACTTTAGGCGGTGTTTGCTTAAATGTTGGGTGTATCCCATCAAAGGCATTAATCGCTGCAGCTCATCGTTACGAGACTGCCTTGCATTCTGAAGATATGGGAATTAAGGCAGAAAATGTTACTGTTGATTTCTCTAAGGTACAGGAATGGAAAGGTAGTATTGTCAAAAAGCTAACTGGTGGAGTTGAAGGTTTACTAAAAGGAAATAAAATTCAAATCTTATCAGGTGAAGCGTACTTTGTTGATCAAAATACGGTTCGTATTATGGATGACAATTCGGCACAAACTTATAAATTCAATAATTGTATCATTGCAACAGGTTCTAGACCTATCGAAATTCCTACCTTTAAATTCTCTAAGCGCGTTATTGATTCGACAGGTGCTCTTAACCTTAATGAAATTCCTAAGAAAATGGTCGTTATTGGTGGCGGTTATATTGGAACTGAATTAGGAACTGCTTACGCAAACTTTGGAACAGAGGTTGTCATCGTTGAAGGTGCTGATGAGCTGTTAAATGGTTTCGAAAAGCAAATGTCAGCAGTGGTGAAGCGTCGTTTAAAGAAAAAAGGCGTTGAAATCTTTACTAAAGCGATGGCAAAAGGTGTAGAAGAGACCGAGAATGGTGTTAAGGTAACATTTGAAGTAAATGGTGAAGCGCAGACAGTAGAGGCTGATTACTGCTTAGTAACAGTTGGTCGTAAGCCAAATACTGATGAATTAGGAATCGAACAAGTCGGCATTGAAAAAACAGATCGTGGGGTTATTAAGATCGACAAACAATGCAGAACTTCTGTTAATAATATTTATGCAATTGGTGACATAGTTGATGGACCTCCTTTAGCTCACAAAGCCTCTTATGAAGGTAAAGTAGCTGCAGAAGCCATTAGTGGTCACCCTGCTCAAATAGATTATCTAGCCATTCCAGCTGTTGTTTTCACAGACCCAGAAATGGCAACTGTCGGATATCAAGAGCATGAAGCTAAGGCCGAAGGAATAGAGGTTAACGCTTCTAAATTCCCATTTGGAGCAAACGGCCGTGCTTTAGCGCTAGATAGTGCAGATGGCTTCCTGAAGCTTGTAACTCGTAAAGAGGACGGTCTGGTAGTCGGTGCTCAAATCGTAGGTACAAATGCATCAGATATGATTGCTGAACTGGGTCTTGCAATTGAAGCAGGTATGACAGCTGAAGATATTGCGATGACTATTCATGCACATCCAACATTAGGTGAGATCTCAATGGAAGCAGCTGAAGTTGCTATTGGTAGTCCTATTCATATTGTAAAATAG
- a CDS encoding 2-oxo acid dehydrogenase subunit E2 — protein sequence MSFQFKLPDIGEGIHEGEIVKWFVKPGDEINEDDVLAEVQNDKAVVEIPSPVKGKVLELNVNEGDTATVGQTIVTFDAPGYENLKFKGDDHDDHPKEEKKPEAPKAEPAKEAKEAPVAPSAKKEDTPAADPNRRVIAMPSVRKYAREKDVDIRQVAGSGKNGRVVKADIDAFLTGGAKVQESKDSQTTQPAAESVSETKSAATPIPAGEFPETREKMSGMRKAIAKAMVNSKHTAPHVTLMDEVDVTELVAHRKKFKQHASDQGIKLTYLPYVVKALTSALKKYPVLNTSLDDATEEIVHKHYFNIGIAADTEKGLLVPVVKNADRKSIYEISNEINELATKARDGKLAPAEMKGASCTITNIGSAGGQWFTPVINHPEVAILGIGRIAEKPVVQNGEIVVAPVLALSLSFDHRMIDGATAQNALNHIKRLLNDPQLILMEA from the coding sequence GTGTCATTTCAATTTAAATTACCTGATATCGGTGAGGGTATTCATGAAGGTGAAATCGTAAAGTGGTTTGTAAAGCCCGGCGATGAAATAAATGAGGACGACGTGCTTGCTGAAGTGCAAAATGATAAAGCTGTTGTAGAGATTCCTTCTCCTGTTAAAGGAAAAGTCCTAGAGCTAAATGTAAATGAAGGTGATACAGCAACTGTTGGACAAACAATTGTTACTTTTGATGCGCCAGGATATGAGAACCTTAAGTTTAAAGGTGATGATCACGATGATCACCCGAAAGAAGAGAAAAAGCCTGAGGCACCAAAGGCAGAACCTGCAAAGGAAGCTAAGGAAGCTCCAGTAGCACCTTCAGCTAAAAAGGAAGATACTCCTGCAGCTGACCCTAACCGCCGAGTAATTGCAATGCCATCAGTTCGTAAATATGCTCGTGAGAAAGACGTGGATATCCGTCAAGTTGCAGGATCTGGTAAAAATGGAAGAGTTGTTAAAGCTGATATAGATGCTTTCTTAACAGGCGGAGCTAAAGTTCAAGAGTCTAAAGATTCACAGACGACACAGCCTGCTGCTGAAAGTGTAAGTGAGACAAAGTCTGCTGCTACTCCAATTCCTGCCGGAGAATTCCCAGAAACTCGTGAGAAAATGAGTGGTATGCGTAAGGCGATTGCTAAGGCAATGGTTAACTCTAAGCATACAGCTCCTCACGTAACACTAATGGATGAGGTAGATGTAACAGAGCTAGTTGCACATCGCAAGAAGTTCAAACAGCATGCATCTGACCAAGGTATAAAGTTAACATATCTACCATATGTTGTTAAGGCGCTAACTTCTGCACTTAAAAAGTATCCAGTGTTAAATACTTCATTGGATGACGCAACAGAAGAAATCGTTCACAAGCATTATTTCAACATTGGTATTGCAGCAGATACTGAAAAAGGTTTACTAGTACCTGTAGTTAAAAATGCTGATCGTAAATCAATTTATGAAATTTCAAATGAGATAAATGAATTAGCAACAAAAGCTCGTGACGGGAAGTTAGCACCTGCTGAGATGAAGGGTGCTTCATGCACAATAACAAATATTGGTTCTGCTGGAGGTCAATGGTTTACACCTGTAATTAACCATCCAGAGGTAGCGATTCTTGGTATTGGAAGAATAGCTGAAAAGCCTGTCGTTCAAAATGGTGAGATTGTTGTTGCACCAGTACTTGCATTATCATTAAGCTTTGATCACCGTATGATTGATGGGGCAACTGCACAAAATGCATTAAATCATATCAAACGCTTATTGAATGATCCACAATTAATTTTAATGGAGGCGTAA